One Moorella sp. E308F DNA segment encodes these proteins:
- a CDS encoding initiation control protein YabA gives MSSNFADSQGGTLAVALAELEGHLGEVLKEVRRLRALARALEEENQRLRTIMFAEQAGEGGYQQLLRFYEEGFHVCPPHFARVRDSDGCLFCLSFLEKKGLHPHG, from the coding sequence ATGAGCAGTAATTTTGCGGATTCTCAAGGCGGCACACTGGCTGTAGCCCTGGCGGAACTGGAAGGGCACCTGGGTGAGGTTTTAAAGGAAGTCCGGCGCCTCCGGGCTTTAGCGCGGGCCCTGGAGGAAGAAAACCAGCGCCTCAGGACTATCATGTTTGCAGAACAGGCCGGGGAAGGAGGTTACCAGCAGCTATTACGCTTTTATGAGGAGGGTTTCCACGTTTGCCCGCCCCATTTTGCCCGGGTGCGGGATAGTGATGGCTGCCTTTTCTGCTTGAGTTTCTTAGAGAAGAAGGGATTACATCCCCATGGCTAG
- the holB gene encoding DNA polymerase III subunit delta', which yields MAGVKPKALMAARRQLQQALQKGKLAHAYLLAGGSEAARIELARYLAAALNCREPREGEPCGRCRSCRQMAGGNHPDFYLFKPQGTTLKIDQIRELERQLAFRAFQGGARVAVLAGADAMTEAAANCLLKTLEEPPEGAYLILLAAQPDLLLPTIRSRCQELHLGWESGVSPAGVTYWNRLTRAGLAAMLQEILPELEKENDLQGVLQAMALACRDQLVWQLTGAATLLLQPGCFLPVPLSPRKLWRCFRLIQAAQAAIERNGNRRLALEVLMFNLHRELADTPV from the coding sequence ATGGCAGGTGTGAAGCCGAAAGCTTTAATGGCGGCCCGCCGGCAGCTGCAGCAGGCCCTGCAAAAGGGTAAACTCGCCCATGCCTATCTCCTGGCAGGCGGTAGTGAGGCTGCGCGGATAGAACTGGCCAGGTACCTGGCTGCGGCCCTGAACTGCCGGGAACCCCGCGAGGGGGAACCCTGCGGCCGCTGTCGTTCCTGCCGGCAAATGGCCGGCGGTAACCACCCGGATTTTTATCTCTTCAAGCCCCAGGGTACCACGCTAAAAATTGACCAGATCCGGGAACTGGAAAGGCAGTTGGCTTTTCGGGCCTTCCAGGGAGGGGCCAGGGTGGCCGTCCTGGCCGGGGCCGATGCTATGACCGAAGCAGCAGCCAACTGTTTGCTGAAGACCCTGGAAGAGCCCCCGGAAGGAGCTTATCTTATTTTACTGGCTGCCCAGCCGGACTTATTGCTGCCCACCATCCGTTCCCGCTGCCAGGAACTGCACCTGGGCTGGGAAAGCGGGGTTTCGCCTGCCGGTGTCACTTACTGGAACCGCCTGACGAGGGCCGGTTTGGCGGCAATGTTGCAAGAAATCCTGCCCGAGCTGGAAAAGGAAAACGATCTCCAGGGCGTTCTCCAGGCCATGGCCCTGGCCTGCCGGGACCAGCTGGTCTGGCAGTTAACAGGAGCGGCAACACTATTACTGCAGCCAGGATGCTTTTTACCGGTACCGCTGTCACCGCGGAAACTATGGCGTTGTTTCCGGCTCATCCAGGCTGCGCAGGCGGCTATTGAACGCAACGGCAACCGCCGCCTGGCCCTGGAAGTATTGATGTTTAACCTGCACCGGGAGCTGGCCGATACCCCTGTATAG
- the rsmI gene encoding 16S rRNA (cytidine(1402)-2'-O)-methyltransferase, with amino-acid sequence MASLYLVATPIGNLEDITLRALKVLQEVDLIAAEDTRRTRELLAHYDLHTPLTSYHRHNQASKTPYLLKMLQEGKEVAVVSDAGLPGISDPGEELVRRAIAAGITVVPIPGANAALTALVASGLPAGRFVFEGFLPRAGKERRERLAALAAEERTLIFYEAPHRLVATLADLTATLGERRVAVGRELTKKFETIWRGLLSEAVAHFQANPPRGEITLVVAGADPPPLPAYDPARAAAEVAELEAAGCDRKEAMARVARRYGQPRREIYRACLQARKKGCQAPLTK; translated from the coding sequence ATGGCTAGCCTTTACCTGGTAGCAACCCCCATTGGCAATCTGGAAGACATTACCCTGCGGGCTCTAAAGGTCCTGCAGGAGGTCGATTTAATCGCTGCTGAGGATACACGCCGCACCCGGGAACTCCTGGCCCATTATGATCTGCACACGCCCCTGACCAGTTATCACCGCCACAACCAGGCCAGTAAAACTCCTTATTTATTAAAGATGCTCCAGGAAGGCAAGGAGGTTGCTGTTGTTTCCGATGCCGGCCTACCGGGCATCAGCGACCCGGGAGAAGAGCTGGTGCGGCGAGCGATAGCCGCCGGCATCACAGTAGTACCCATTCCCGGCGCCAACGCCGCCCTTACGGCCCTGGTGGCCTCCGGTTTACCGGCCGGCCGTTTCGTCTTTGAGGGTTTTTTGCCCCGGGCCGGGAAGGAGCGCCGGGAAAGGCTGGCAGCCCTGGCGGCCGAGGAACGGACCTTGATTTTTTATGAGGCCCCGCATCGCCTGGTGGCTACCCTGGCGGATTTAACGGCAACCTTGGGAGAACGCCGGGTTGCCGTTGGCCGGGAGCTGACAAAAAAATTTGAGACCATCTGGCGGGGGTTGCTGTCGGAAGCAGTAGCGCATTTCCAGGCCAACCCGCCCCGGGGAGAGATTACCCTGGTAGTGGCCGGGGCCGACCCGCCCCCCTTGCCGGCTTATGATCCGGCCCGGGCGGCAGCGGAGGTGGCGGAGCTGGAAGCTGCCGGTTGCGACCGTAAAGAGGCTATGGCCAGGGTAGCCAGGCGCTACGGCCAGCCCCGGCGGGAAATTTATCGCGCCTGCCTGCAGGCCCGTAAAAAAGGCTGCCAGGCTCCCCTGACAAAATAA
- a CDS encoding TatD family hydrolase has product MPELIDSHAHLNDPAFAADLNGVLGRLQEAGVVAVINVGYDVSSSRRAVEQAHAWPFIYAAVAVHPHDAATFDTEAEAVIGGLARDSRVVAIGETGLDYYRNLSPRQRQQEVFRWHLELARSLRLPVIIHDRDAHGDTLRILKKAGPFPAGGVLHCFSGSWEMARECLEMGFYISFAGPVTFKNASKLRAVAAQVPLERLLIETDCPYLTPEPYRGRRNEPAYVELVAGAIAAVRGLAPEAVSEATAANARRLFGI; this is encoded by the coding sequence ATGCCGGAACTCATTGATTCCCACGCCCACCTCAACGATCCGGCCTTTGCCGCCGACCTGAACGGTGTCCTGGGCCGTCTGCAGGAGGCCGGCGTCGTGGCCGTAATCAACGTGGGTTATGATGTATCCTCTTCCCGGCGGGCGGTGGAGCAGGCCCACGCCTGGCCCTTCATCTACGCTGCCGTGGCCGTCCACCCCCATGATGCGGCGACTTTCGACACTGAGGCGGAGGCGGTCATCGGCGGCCTGGCAAGGGACAGCCGGGTGGTGGCCATTGGCGAAACGGGGCTTGACTACTATCGCAACCTTTCGCCGCGGCAACGCCAGCAGGAAGTCTTTCGCTGGCACCTGGAGCTGGCCCGATCTTTACGCCTGCCGGTGATTATCCATGACCGTGACGCCCATGGGGATACCCTGCGGATTTTAAAAAAGGCTGGGCCTTTCCCGGCGGGGGGCGTTCTCCACTGCTTCTCCGGCAGCTGGGAAATGGCCCGGGAGTGCCTGGAGATGGGCTTTTATATCTCCTTTGCCGGCCCGGTGACCTTTAAAAATGCTTCCAAGTTGCGGGCTGTAGCGGCACAGGTACCTCTGGAGCGGCTGCTGATTGAAACCGACTGCCCTTACTTAACCCCGGAACCGTACCGCGGCCGGCGCAACGAACCGGCTTATGTAGAATTGGTGGCCGGGGCCATAGCCGCTGTCCGGGGCCTGGCACCGGAAGCCGTCAGCGAAGCCACCGCGGCCAACGCCCGGCGCCTGTTTGGGATTTGA
- a CDS encoding PSP1 domain-containing protein, with amino-acid sequence MIVTVIGVRFKKAGKIYYFDPGELELNRGDHVIVETTRGLEYGEVVIPPRQVDEDQVVQPLRPVIRRATAADTEQVNINRQKEKEAFVICRQKIAEHGLPMKLIDVEFTFDVSKIIFYFTAEGRVDFRELVKNLAAIFRTRIELRQIGVRDEAKTLGGLGCCGRPICCATFLGEFDPVSIRMAKEQNLSLNPTKISGLCGRLMCCLRYENNVYEEARRHFPPCGTMVKTPAGSGRVTGHNILKETVMVEIPEHGTMEFPLKNIGREEHEQ; translated from the coding sequence ATTATAGTTACTGTTATTGGCGTTCGGTTTAAAAAGGCCGGTAAAATATATTACTTTGACCCTGGCGAACTGGAGCTTAACAGGGGCGACCATGTAATCGTGGAGACTACCCGGGGCCTGGAATATGGTGAAGTGGTCATCCCGCCGCGCCAGGTTGATGAAGACCAGGTAGTGCAGCCGTTGCGGCCGGTTATCCGCCGGGCAACGGCGGCCGATACCGAACAGGTGAATATCAACCGCCAGAAAGAGAAGGAAGCCTTCGTCATCTGCCGGCAAAAAATTGCCGAGCACGGTTTGCCCATGAAATTAATTGACGTCGAATTTACCTTTGACGTGAGCAAAATCATTTTCTACTTTACGGCCGAAGGGCGGGTCGACTTTCGCGAGCTGGTCAAAAACCTGGCGGCTATCTTTCGCACCCGCATAGAATTACGCCAGATTGGTGTCCGGGATGAAGCCAAGACGCTGGGTGGGCTGGGTTGCTGCGGCCGGCCTATCTGCTGTGCCACTTTTCTGGGTGAGTTTGACCCGGTTTCCATCCGTATGGCCAAAGAACAAAACCTGTCTTTAAATCCCACCAAGATTTCAGGCCTGTGCGGCCGGCTTATGTGTTGCCTGCGTTACGAGAATAACGTTTATGAAGAGGCACGACGCCACTTCCCTCCGTGTGGCACCATGGTCAAGACACCGGCAGGTTCGGGCCGGGTAACAGGGCACAATATCCTTAAGGAAACCGTCATGGTCGAAATACCCGAGCATGGTACTATGGAATTTCCCCTGAAAAATATCGGGAGAGAAGAGCATGAGCAGTAA
- a CDS encoding AbrB/MazE/SpoVT family DNA-binding domain-containing protein — protein MIKSTGVVRKVDELGRVVIPIELRRTLGIDEKDALEIYVDHEKIILKKYEPGCVFCGNAEDIVNFHGKNVCRSCLEAMSQQARAV, from the coding sequence ATGATTAAATCTACGGGTGTGGTACGTAAAGTGGACGAGCTCGGCCGGGTAGTCATTCCCATTGAGCTGCGGCGTACCCTGGGCATCGATGAAAAAGACGCCCTGGAGATTTACGTCGACCACGAGAAAATTATCCTGAAAAAGTATGAGCCCGGCTGTGTTTTCTGTGGTAATGCCGAGGACATCGTCAATTTCCACGGCAAAAACGTCTGCCGGTCATGCCTGGAAGCCATGAGCCAGCAGGCCAGGGCTGTCTAA
- a CDS encoding aminotransferase class I/II-fold pyridoxal phosphate-dependent enzyme, translating into MKTQGQAPLWEALLNYRRQRLNSWHTPGHKDGAYTWPSWRQALGEETLGLDLTEVPGLDNLACPGGAIRAAQEKAAAFYGAARTFFLVNGASSGLMAVILAVCRPGDEVILPRYAHRSVFNGLILSGARPVYMETEWLASPGIPLGVTPAVLARTLKAHPRARLLLLVHPTYEGIVPHSRELIALAHDHGLVVLVDAAHGAHFGLDPMLPPSPLALGGDYVVQSTHKTMGALTQAAMLHLREAGTGDAIAAALNLLQTTSPSYLLLASLDVARLQAEERGRRDWGRTVARALRLREKLAAAGIPCLAPADVTGPAASGLDVTRLLLPAAPFGVSGPEIAAFLRRAGQEIELAGPDYILLIITPGDGGAKINSLLKALLALPRVAGRVPPEANGKAGASPGPWTVPPRQVLTPREAWLAPRREIPLKEGEGRICAELIAPCPPGLALVVPGEVLTEEVIARLVCLRGPEGKVLVVDE; encoded by the coding sequence GTGAAGACCCAAGGGCAAGCGCCTCTCTGGGAGGCGCTTTTAAATTACCGGCGCCAGCGACTTAATTCCTGGCATACACCCGGTCATAAGGACGGAGCCTATACCTGGCCCTCCTGGCGGCAGGCCCTGGGGGAGGAAACCCTGGGGCTGGACCTTACCGAGGTGCCGGGTTTGGACAATCTGGCCTGTCCCGGCGGGGCCATCCGGGCGGCCCAGGAGAAGGCCGCCGCCTTTTATGGGGCGGCGCGGACCTTTTTTCTGGTGAATGGGGCCAGCAGCGGCCTTATGGCCGTCATCCTGGCTGTCTGCCGGCCCGGGGATGAGGTTATACTACCCCGTTATGCCCACCGTTCCGTTTTTAACGGTTTGATCTTGAGCGGGGCCAGGCCGGTTTATATGGAAACGGAATGGCTGGCCTCACCCGGCATCCCTCTGGGGGTGACCCCGGCGGTTTTAGCCAGAACACTTAAGGCCCATCCCCGGGCCAGGCTCCTGCTCCTGGTTCACCCAACCTATGAGGGGATCGTTCCCCATAGCCGGGAACTGATAGCCCTGGCCCATGACCATGGCCTGGTCGTCCTGGTAGATGCCGCCCATGGAGCCCACTTCGGCCTTGACCCGATGCTGCCGCCCTCACCCCTGGCCCTGGGGGGGGATTATGTGGTTCAGAGCACCCACAAGACCATGGGGGCCCTTACCCAGGCGGCCATGTTGCACCTGCGGGAAGCCGGGACAGGTGATGCAATAGCAGCGGCTTTAAACCTTTTACAGACCACCAGCCCTTCCTATTTACTGCTGGCTTCCCTGGATGTGGCCCGGCTCCAGGCGGAAGAGCGGGGCCGGCGGGACTGGGGCCGGACTGTGGCCAGGGCGTTGCGGCTGCGGGAAAAACTGGCAGCGGCCGGCATACCCTGCCTGGCCCCTGCAGATGTGACGGGACCTGCGGCTTCCGGCCTGGATGTCACCCGCTTGTTGTTGCCGGCGGCCCCTTTCGGTGTCAGCGGGCCGGAAATAGCTGCCTTTTTACGACGCGCCGGTCAGGAAATAGAGCTGGCCGGGCCGGACTATATCCTGTTAATCATCACCCCCGGCGATGGCGGGGCCAAAATCAATTCTCTCTTGAAAGCTCTGCTGGCCCTGCCGCGGGTGGCCGGCCGGGTGCCGCCGGAAGCAAATGGTAAAGCGGGAGCAAGTCCCGGCCCCTGGACTGTTCCGCCCCGGCAGGTGCTGACGCCCCGGGAAGCCTGGCTGGCCCCCCGGCGGGAAATACCCTTAAAGGAGGGGGAAGGCCGGATTTGCGCCGAGCTGATCGCCCCCTGCCCCCCCGGCCTGGCCCTGGTCGTACCGGGAGAGGTCCTGACCGAGGAAGTAATTGCCAGGCTGGTATGCTTGCGGGGGCCGGAGGGTAAGGTGCTGGTAGTAGATGAGTGA
- the tmk gene encoding dTMP kinase, with translation MPGGLFITLEGPDGAGKTTQMERLERFLRRRGYAVECTREPGGTLLAEAIRQLLLEPRYGPVDARAEILLYAAARAQHVAERIRPALTAGKIVLCDRFTDSSIAYQGYGRKLGIEMVRQVNKMATGGLLPDLTLLIDVPVELGLARLRGKGTADRLEGEDLAFHRRVRRGYLELRRLEPQRVRLIDGTGSPDAVWSQIEKVVEPWLEARGG, from the coding sequence GTGCCTGGCGGCCTGTTCATTACCCTGGAGGGTCCGGACGGTGCCGGCAAGACTACCCAGATGGAACGCCTGGAGCGTTTCTTACGCCGGCGGGGCTATGCTGTCGAATGTACCCGGGAACCCGGCGGGACGCTCCTGGCTGAAGCCATCAGGCAGCTGCTCCTGGAACCGCGCTACGGTCCTGTTGATGCCCGGGCCGAAATCCTGCTCTATGCTGCCGCCAGGGCCCAGCATGTAGCCGAGCGCATCCGGCCGGCCCTGACAGCAGGGAAAATAGTCCTCTGCGACCGCTTTACAGATTCCAGCATCGCCTACCAGGGTTACGGCCGCAAGCTGGGGATAGAGATGGTGCGCCAGGTAAACAAAATGGCTACCGGGGGCCTCTTACCGGATCTTACCCTTTTAATCGATGTACCGGTAGAGTTGGGTTTGGCGCGGCTCCGGGGGAAAGGAACTGCCGACCGCCTGGAGGGGGAAGACCTCGCCTTTCACCGGCGGGTACGCCGGGGTTACCTGGAATTGAGGCGCCTGGAGCCGCAGCGCGTTCGCCTCATTGATGGTACCGGTTCCCCGGATGCTGTGTGGTCGCAGATTGAAAAGGTAGTAGAGCCCTGGCTGGAAGCGAGGGGAGGCTGA
- the metG gene encoding methionine--tRNA ligase, with protein MGDKVFYVTTPIYYPSDKLHIGHALTTTMADTLARYKRLRGYDVYFLTGSDEHGQKIQRKAREAGLPPKAYVDGIVATFQELWRRLNISYNDFIRTTEPRHTRVVQQLLQKIYDQGDIYKSTYEGWYCTPCETFWTERQLKDGNCPDCGRPVELVKEESYFFRMSKYADRLLQYIKEHPDFILPVSRRNEMISFIEGGLEDLCISRTTFDWGIPVPMDPRHVIYVWFDALTNYISALGYGTEDDRLFRKYWPAAVHLVGKDIVRFHTIIWPIILMAAGIDPPRQVFGHGWLLVDGGKMSKSRGNVVDPMVLIDRYGADAIRYFLLREMPYGADGYYSEEALIARINTDLANDFGNLLSRTTAMIEKFNGGVIAAPCSPEPLDEELKAIARAVPDEVDAALNNFEFARALTAIWRLVNRANKYIEETAPWALAKDPLKKPRLQTVLYNLAEAMRQATIMVGPFMPGVPARVWEQLGLAHVPAAHTWESLATWGGIPAGTRVKRGPALFPRIELDEQEGEDQVTLQEKPATSPAVKEDTAVKPVAEEITIEEFARLKLRVAEVLAAEKVANADRLLKLEVKVGDERRTIVAGIARYYRPEELVGKKVVIVANLKPAKIKGIVSQGMVLAAVAGDTLSLITPERAVQDGAQVR; from the coding sequence ATGGGGGACAAGGTTTTCTACGTTACCACCCCTATTTATTATCCCAGCGATAAACTGCATATTGGTCATGCCCTGACGACCACCATGGCCGATACCCTGGCCCGCTACAAGCGCCTGCGTGGTTATGATGTTTATTTTCTCACCGGTTCCGACGAGCACGGCCAGAAGATCCAGCGCAAGGCCCGGGAAGCAGGCCTGCCGCCCAAAGCGTACGTTGACGGGATAGTGGCCACTTTCCAGGAACTCTGGCGCCGTCTTAATATTTCTTATAACGACTTTATTCGCACCACCGAACCGCGCCATACGCGGGTGGTCCAGCAGCTGCTGCAAAAAATTTACGACCAGGGGGATATCTATAAGTCCACCTACGAGGGCTGGTACTGTACCCCCTGTGAAACCTTCTGGACAGAACGGCAGCTCAAGGACGGCAACTGCCCCGACTGCGGCCGGCCGGTGGAACTGGTAAAGGAAGAAAGCTATTTCTTCCGGATGAGTAAATATGCCGATCGCCTGTTGCAATATATAAAAGAACATCCTGACTTCATCCTGCCCGTTTCCCGGCGCAACGAGATGATCAGCTTTATTGAAGGCGGCCTTGAGGACCTGTGTATATCCCGGACCACCTTTGACTGGGGTATACCGGTGCCCATGGACCCCAGGCATGTTATTTATGTCTGGTTTGATGCCCTCACCAACTACATTTCCGCCCTGGGCTACGGCACGGAAGATGATCGCCTCTTCCGTAAATACTGGCCGGCTGCCGTGCACCTGGTGGGTAAGGATATCGTCCGCTTCCATACCATTATCTGGCCCATTATCCTCATGGCCGCCGGTATTGACCCGCCGCGCCAGGTCTTTGGCCACGGCTGGCTCCTGGTGGACGGCGGCAAGATGTCCAAGTCCAGGGGCAATGTTGTCGATCCCATGGTGCTCATCGATCGCTACGGCGCCGACGCCATCCGTTATTTCCTCTTGCGGGAAATGCCCTACGGCGCCGACGGTTACTACAGTGAAGAGGCCTTAATTGCCCGCATCAATACCGATCTGGCCAACGACTTTGGCAACCTGTTGAGCCGCACGACGGCCATGATTGAAAAATTTAACGGCGGGGTGATTGCCGCGCCCTGCAGCCCGGAGCCCCTGGATGAGGAGTTAAAGGCCATAGCCAGGGCTGTGCCGGATGAGGTGGACGCGGCCCTGAACAATTTTGAATTCGCGCGGGCCCTCACCGCCATCTGGCGCCTGGTTAACCGGGCCAATAAATACATTGAGGAGACGGCTCCCTGGGCCCTGGCGAAAGACCCCTTAAAGAAACCGCGCCTGCAGACGGTCCTTTACAACCTGGCCGAGGCCATGCGCCAGGCTACCATCATGGTGGGGCCCTTTATGCCCGGCGTACCGGCCCGGGTGTGGGAGCAGCTGGGCCTTGCGCATGTCCCTGCGGCCCATACGTGGGAAAGCCTGGCCACCTGGGGAGGGATTCCCGCCGGCACCCGGGTGAAACGAGGCCCGGCCCTCTTCCCTCGCATTGAACTTGACGAACAGGAAGGAGAAGACCAGGTGACACTACAGGAGAAGCCGGCGACGTCGCCCGCAGTTAAAGAAGACACAGCTGTTAAACCCGTGGCCGAAGAGATAACCATCGAGGAATTCGCCCGGCTCAAGCTGCGGGTAGCTGAGGTGCTGGCCGCAGAAAAGGTGGCCAACGCCGACAGGCTCCTGAAGCTGGAAGTTAAAGTTGGTGACGAACGGCGGACTATCGTGGCGGGCATCGCCCGCTACTACCGGCCGGAAGAACTGGTGGGCAAAAAGGTGGTTATTGTAGCCAACCTGAAGCCGGCCAAAATTAAGGGCATTGTCTCCCAGGGGATGGTGCTGGCGGCTGTCGCCGGCGATACCTTAAGCCTCATCACACCGGAGCGGGCTGTTCAGGACGGCGCCCAGGTGCGGTAA